One window of the Acidimicrobiales bacterium genome contains the following:
- a CDS encoding S-(hydroxymethyl)mycothiol dehydrogenase — translation MSHEVRGVVARSAGAPVSIETILVPDPGPGEALVDVQACGVCHTDLHYREGGINDDFPFLLGHEAAGVVAAVGDDVTDVAPGDFVVLNWRAVCGECRACKKGKPHLCFATHNATQKMSLRDGTVLSPALGIGAFAEKTLVAAGQCTPVSAEADPAVAGLLGCGVMAGLGASMLTGNVQRGDTVAVFGCGGVGDAAIAGAKLAGATTIVAVDLDDRKLEWARQFGATHTVNASRDDVVDTVRALTGGFGADVCIEAVGNPKVLEQAFFARDLAGTVVQVGVPTPDMRFPDIPMIDFFGRGGALKPSWYGDCLPSRDFPLLVDLYLQGRLPLADFVSERIGLDGVEDAFGKMERGEVLRSVVVL, via the coding sequence CGCGGGTGCGCCGGTGTCGATCGAGACGATCCTGGTGCCCGATCCCGGTCCCGGTGAAGCACTGGTCGACGTGCAGGCGTGCGGCGTGTGCCACACCGACCTCCACTACCGGGAGGGCGGCATCAACGACGACTTCCCGTTCCTGCTCGGCCACGAGGCCGCCGGTGTCGTCGCCGCCGTGGGCGACGACGTGACCGACGTGGCGCCCGGCGACTTCGTCGTCCTCAACTGGCGCGCCGTGTGCGGCGAGTGCCGCGCTTGCAAGAAGGGCAAGCCGCACCTGTGCTTCGCCACCCACAACGCCACGCAGAAGATGTCGCTGCGCGACGGCACGGTGCTGTCACCGGCGCTCGGCATCGGCGCCTTCGCCGAGAAGACGCTCGTGGCCGCCGGCCAGTGCACGCCGGTGTCCGCCGAGGCCGATCCGGCCGTTGCCGGGCTGCTCGGGTGCGGCGTGATGGCAGGTCTCGGCGCGTCGATGCTGACGGGCAACGTGCAGCGCGGCGACACCGTCGCGGTGTTCGGCTGCGGTGGCGTGGGCGACGCGGCGATCGCCGGGGCGAAGCTCGCCGGCGCGACGACGATCGTCGCCGTCGACCTCGACGACCGCAAGCTCGAGTGGGCCCGCCAGTTCGGCGCCACCCACACCGTCAACGCGTCACGCGACGACGTCGTCGACACGGTGCGCGCCCTCACCGGCGGCTTTGGGGCCGACGTGTGCATCGAGGCCGTTGGCAACCCGAAGGTGCTCGAGCAGGCGTTCTTCGCCCGCGACCTCGCCGGTACCGTCGTGCAGGTCGGCGTGCCGACGCCCGACATGCGCTTCCCCGACATCCCCATGATCGACTTCTTCGGCCGCGGCGGCGCGCTCAAGCCGTCGTGGTACGGCGACTGCCTGCCGAGCCGCGACTTCCCGCTGCTCGTCGACCTGTACCTCCAGGGCCGGTTGCCCCTCGCCGACTTCGTAAGCGAGCGCATCGGCCTCGACGGCGTCGAGGACGCCTTCGGGAAGATGGAGCGCGGCGAAGTCCTGCGCAGCGTCGTGGTGCTGTGA